The window ATGATTTATTCGTTATTGATGGCCATAAAAAGCCTAGAAGAAGCCAAATTCATTCTGATAATAAAGAAATAAAAGTCAAGACCTTGTCTTTGTTGCAAGCTGGGCCTAAGGATTCTGATACAGGTATTCGTGGTTGGCATTATAAATGGGGAGCGACAGGTATACAGTCCTTGGGTGATGGTTTGTTTTATATATCCCACAATGAAAAAGACGATAATGGATTACAGCGGACCACCTTGTATAAATACAGATGGGTTGGCGATTCCCAAAATGCATTTATCAGAGAAAATTGAATTCCGATTTCAAATGAAGATTTTGTCAGCATTGTTGCAAAAAAAGGGCAACAATACCGCCAAAATCAAGTGACATTTGATTTCTTACCCGGTGGCTGACTCCACCGGCTATAATCATGTCACCCCTGCCGGGGTTTTCGGTTGTCATAAAGGTTAATATATGGTTTCGGTAAAGGACTGTACCGTTGTAATTTTGTCAGCATTGTTGCAAAAAAGGCAACAATACCGCCAAAATCAATGAAAATTGGATTATCAATCCGGTGGCTCATGCCACCGGCTACAAAAATATCACCCCTAAAGGGGTTTTCGGTTATCGTAAAGATCAAATTTTTGTTTTAACAGGGAGATTTGCAAGATGGTCCAATTGGCTAGATAGCTTTAGGCGTGTCATTGAATCTCGACAAAGAAACTCTTTTATGACAGCATATTATGTCAGGTATTTTCGGCCTTTAAAGCTTATGGTTTATGGAGATGCATGGAGGGCGTTAAAAAAATGAGTTAGCTCCAATAAGGAGATCCACTCATTTTTAGCCCGGAATTCAGCGCCAAAAATCAAATGATGGAAACGTTAATGATCAATTTTCCCTAAACCTAATCCATCATTTGAAATAAGATTTGACAGCCTTGATTTTTTTGGTTCGTTTTTGATCATAGCCTGCCCTGATTTTTTACTCACTCAGGGCCTGCCCTGATTGGCTACGCTTCAGGGGAAAAAATGAACAGTGGGAATAATGAAAATTTAACCAGTCAGGTAAGACCTGGATTACAAGGTCAATTCATTTCCGTGAGAAAACGTTCATTAGGGAGATTTTGTTAGCATTGTTGCGAAAAAAGGGCAACAATACCGCCAAAATCAAGATGTGTTGATCATTTAATACCAAGGGCTGGTACCCTTGGCTAGTATATTACACCCCTTTGGGGCTTGGTGAGGTTATATGATTTAATCTGTGTTTTGGATGAATCGACAAAGAAACTCTTTTATGACAGCATGTTATTTCAGGTATTTTCGGCCTTCAAAGCTTATGGTTTTTGGAGATGCATGGAGGGCGTTAAAAAAATGAGTTAGCTCCAATAAGGAGATCCACTCATTTTTAGCCCGGAATTCAGCGCCAAAAATCAAATGATGGATACGTTAATGATCAATTTTCCCTAAACCTAATCCATCATTTGAAATAAGATTTGACAGCCTTGACCTTTTTGGTTCGTTTTTGGGTCAAGCCAAAAATGAACAGTGGGAATAATGAAAAATCAACCAATCAGGTAAGACCTGGATTACAAGGTCAATTCATTTCCATGAGGAAACTTTCATCAGGGAGATTTTGTCAGCATTGTTGCGGAATTGGCAACAATACCGCCAAAATCAATTTAGGTTTATTTCACGTATCCAGTGGCTAATGCCACCGGAAATAACATGTTATCCCCATAGGGGTTCTTAATAGTCACATAATTAATATAAGTATGTTTAAACCTAAACCATATTATTTTTAAAACCGGTCTAGTTATTTCGCTTCCTAAAACTTGTAATACCAAAAAAAACCGTGGATTTTGACCCACGGTTTATTAAACCTATTACAACTTTCAACCTTATAAGTGTTGAAAAGAGTACTTTACTTAATTTTTCTAAACTTTTTGATCTTATGAAAGGTAAGGAAGTTGGCATCGTGGTTATTGTGTGCTCCTCCTACCCCATCATCATAGGCAGTTCTGGACAGGAAAAGGATGTCTTTTCCATTAAATAGCCAATCCACATATTGAAAACCATGGTTTTTAATGTCTTCATGTTGCAATAACACCTTTTTTTGCTCCCAATTAATTAAATCGGGAGAAGAGAACAGGGCCTGAGTATTTCGGATACCTGCAGGGTTAGTACGGTCTGTTGACTTTTTAATATCATCCGGAATTACATTGGCAATGGTCCAATAAAGGTCACTTTTTTCATCATAGCGAATGGTAAATTTTTTACTTCCTCCAGGAAAGGGGATAAATCCAGTTGCTGGATCAAAAGTGGCTTTTTTACCATCGGCACTAATTTTAACTCTGGCAGCTTTCTCTTCTAAAGTAGAACGGTCATCCACACGCAACATGTCCCAAATTTGTCCCTCTTTGTCTACGACTGCATTGCCTTCTAACCAGCCACCAAAATTACCATCAAGATAAGTGGAATCGTAATAGAGAATATTGCTGCTGGTCCAGCTATCTGCTTTTAATAAGTCTGCATCCACAGGGGCTGATAACATAAAAGCACCGTACCTTTTTCCCCATTTCTTGATTGGGCCCATGGCACTTTCCATGGCTCTCCAAATTCTTCCATTGTGTTCAATAATAGGCATAGGAGCGCAATGGTACTCCCCTTCTAGGATTAAACCATTGTTTTTGTCGGTAGGTTGCGTCCAAGTTTTTCCACCATCATCTGAGCGCCTCACAAGCGTATTCCCATGATGCCTGTCAGGTCCGATTAGCCAAAGTGTCCCTTGGTGAACAAAAAGTTTGGACCAAAACGCCCCGTCAATTTCAGCAATTTCCTTCCATGATTTCCCCTTATTACTGGAGGTATAAATTTTTGAAGTAGCTCTTTTATGCTCATTGGACTCAGGTCCAAAAAAATCATGGGAGGCTACGTAATCACCATTAGGCAAAACGGCCAAGCTTGGAGAGCCAATGTATTTACCGGAGGAAGCAGGGCTATAGGCCACTACTATACCGGGTACTTTCGAATCATCGAATTGCTGAGCTACCAAATTAAAACCCGACAATAAAACTGTCATTAAAATCGCTACTATTTTCATTATTTTAAGTTTGTTTGTTAATTCAAGGAAACCATTCAAGGATTAAATTCTATTTGTCTTAAAGATCTTTTTTTAATCAGACTATGTTCATGAAAGAAAAAATAAATAAAATTCCTAGAATCCCCATTTACCTTCAAATCCTGACTCCATTATGCCAGTGGCATCTTATTGTTTGACTTGTCAAAAAATTACTAGGAATTGCTTTCTTAACTTTAT of the Cyclobacterium marinum DSM 745 genome contains:
- a CDS encoding sialidase family protein, which gives rise to MKIVAILMTVLLSGFNLVAQQFDDSKVPGIVVAYSPASSGKYIGSPSLAVLPNGDYVASHDFFGPESNEHKRATSKIYTSSNKGKSWKEIAEIDGAFWSKLFVHQGTLWLIGPDRHHGNTLVRRSDDGGKTWTQPTDKNNGLILEGEYHCAPMPIIEHNGRIWRAMESAMGPIKKWGKRYGAFMLSAPVDADLLKADSWTSSNILYYDSTYLDGNFGGWLEGNAVVDKEGQIWDMLRVDDRSTLEEKAARVKISADGKKATFDPATGFIPFPGGSKKFTIRYDEKSDLYWTIANVIPDDIKKSTDRTNPAGIRNTQALFSSPDLINWEQKKVLLQHEDIKNHGFQYVDWLFNGKDILFLSRTAYDDGVGGAHNNHDANFLTFHKIKKFRKIK